From the genome of Sporomusa sphaeroides DSM 2875:
TGCAAATTCGTAAACGCTGGCTGGCTTTTGGCGCCGGCGTGAGCGGCAAGGTAAAAGTTGATAAAGGGTGTGAACAGGCACTGCTAAAGGGCGGCTCCAGCCTGCTGGCTGCCGGAATAACAGCCGTGGACGGTGACTTTGAGCTAGGCAACACCATCAGTATCGTAAGTGACTGTGGGCGGGAACTGGCGCGAGGCATTACCAATTACGGTGCTGATGATGTGAAAAAAGTCATGGGGGTTCACACCCATGAAATTAGTCAGATACTTGGCTCTAAACCCTATGATGAGATTGTACACCGCGACAACCTGGTATTACTGGTATAGAGAGACTAACTATTAAAAGTCAAGCCCGAAATTGAGGATGGTGGACAAAAAACAGATGGTTCCAAAAAGGGTATAGCAAAGCAGACGTCCACAGGACGCCATGCGGGCTATCGAGAGAGAATCAGGCTGCCAGACGATAAGGCTCGCCGGATTTCACCAGAGCATAAATGAGCCGCACCAGCTTCTTGGCAGCATGAGAGATGGCCACATTGTAATGCTTTCCCTCGGCGCGTTTCCTGGCGAGGTAAGCGGCAAAGACAGGGTCCCAAAGGCAAACAAATTTTGTGGCATTGAAGATGGCATAGCGTAGGTATCTGGAGCCGCGCTTCTCCATATGGGCATAGCAATTTTTAAGCTGCCCGGATTGGTAGGTAGAGGGCGACAGGCCGGCATAGGCCAAAATCTTGTCAGGGGAATCAAAGCGTGAAAAGTCACCCACCTCAGACAGAATCATAGCCCCCATCCTGTAGCCAATGCCGGGAATCGTGGTAATAGGCGAAAGCATCTTGTCCATGATGCGTTGGATGACCTGTTCAATTTCCGCAATCTCGGCATCGAGTTCACGGATGAGCCGGATGGTATGCCGCAGTTCCAGTGATTTCGCGGTCGTCACAGAGCCAATCGATTGCCTGGCGGCTTCACGTATCTCTATGGCTTTGTCCCGTCCGTAACGGCCTTTGGAGGATTCGGCAAGCAAATGGGTGAGCCGCGTCAGATGTGCCGCTGCAATCTGCTTAGCCCCCGGGAACTCATCGAGCAAGGCGTAAACAGAGGCCATATGGAGTGACGATACCAGCTTTTCCAGCTCCGGGAACAGGATGCATACCAGCCTGGCAATTGAGGACTTCAGCTTAGCGCGTACCTTCACCTTGTCGAACCGGTATCTGGTGAGTGACTTTAGCTCCTCATTGTGGTAAGCTGTGTCTGTGTAGGGCTTGAGGCCCACATCAGACATGAGCATAGCCGCAATTGTTCGCGCATCGACACGGTCAGTCTTCGTCTTTCGCAGGGTGAGGCTTTTCCGGTAAAGATTGGTGTGCAAGGGGTTAATGACATAGGTGTCCAGACCATTGTCAAGGAGAAACCCGAGAATGTTGTAGCTGTAGTGTCCGGTAGCCTCAAGCCCTACCTTTATTTTGTCCAGGGGCAAAGAACAGGCACGGATTTTTTCCAACAGGTAGCCAAATCCTTCCATGCTGTTTTGGATGGTGAACACATTTGCAAGGACTTTACCCTCCGAACTGATGATGAAGCAGTCGTGTTTATCCTTAGCGACATCAATCCCGACACAAATCATAGCAAGACCTCCAACGGTATTATTTGATGCTGTACCCACAGAACACTTTGCTCTTGTAACCTTGTTCTACATCAACCGTCTGGCGGTATCTAACTGATTAACAAACCTGCAAAGGGCTGCGGTTGGAGCCTCTCTTGAACCATCTGGTGGTAGGAGATAAAACCAATCCACAGCATCCCTTACAGTGTAGCATATAGCCCTTGGAGAGGGGCTCTAATAACTACTACTCTATAATACAAGGAGACAAGGTATGGATTACATAACTGAACTCACCGAAAAAGGCGGCAAAGCTAAGCTCGCAGCCCGCAAACTGGCGACATTATCTACTGCGGTGAAAAACCAGGCACTCTTGGCGATGGCAGCAGCGTTGGCAGACAATCAGGCAGTAATTATTGCCGCCAATGCCAAAGATATTGCGCAAGCAAGGGAAAATGGCATGGCTAAACCCCTCGTTGACCGGCTGATGCTTGATGAAACCAGAATCAAAGCCATAGCTGACGGCTTACGGCAAATTGCGGCACTGCCAGACCCTGTCGGGGAGAGTATCAGCGGCTGGCTGCGGCCTAATGGCCTTAAGGTCACAAAAATGAGGGTGCCATTAGGGGTTATTGGTATTATTTATGAAGCCCGCCCCAATGTTACGGTAGATGCTGCCGGACTTTGCCTAAAAGCCGGTAATGCCGTTATTTTGCGCGGCGGCTCGGAAGCCATCCATTCGAATACTGCTATTGCGTCCATCCTGGCCAATGCCGCGCAGGCGGCCGGCGTACCGGCAGGAGCCATTCAGCTTATCGAGACCACTGACCGTTTGGCTGTCACTGCCATGCTTAAGCTTAATCAATATTTGGATGTAATTATCCCCAGAGGCGGGGCCGGGCTGATTAAGACTGTTGTTGAAAACAGCACGGTACCTGTTATTGAAACAGGTACAGGTGTCTGTCATACCTTTGTCGATGCTGCGGCTGATCTTACCATGGCTCAGGACATTGCCTTCAATGCCAAGGTTTCGCGACCGGGCGTGTGTAATGCCATGGAGACTTTGCTGGTTCATGAAAAAATCGCGCCTCAGTTCCTGCCTGCCATGCTGGAACGGTATATCCAAGCCGGTGTTGAAATAAGGGGCTGCACCCAGACTATGACATATCATACCGCTGTTAAGCCAGCGACAGAAGCAGACTGGGCGGCCGAATTTCTGGATCTTATTCTGGCAGTACGGGTAGTCGGCAGTTTGGATATGGCGCTGGATCATATTGCAGCATACAGCACGCGGCACTCGGAAGCCATTGTCACCTGCGACTATGACAATGCTAACCGCTTCCAGCAGGAGGTCGATGCTGCTGCCGTATATGTTAACGCCTCAACCCGGTTTACCGATGGTTTTGAGTTTGGGTTTGGCGCTGAAATCGGCATAAGTACTCAGAAGCTTCACGCCAGAGGGCCGATGGGGCTGCCGGAGTTGACCAGCATTAAATATATAGTAAACGGCAATGGGCAAATACGATAGTTTGGCATAGCAGGCACTGATGAATAAGCTAAAACAGCTGTCAGGTTATTATTATGCTGTAATGAATTATTTGCGTACGCCAAAGGGACGGCATGACGCTGTTGATTATGCGCAGGCAGCCGCCCTTATCGCCACAGTAGCTGGCATAGTGTGGTTCATCATAACATGTAGCCGATGACTGACCGCGCTGAGACTCACGCTTCTCCAGGCAAGAGTAAGAGCGATTAAGTCTCCGGATAAAAGCAGCCAAGCTTTGTGGTGCAGCACTTAAATATCTTTTCATGGTGACAAGCATTTGCTATAATGAAAGTGAATTTGGATTTTTTGGATATTTTGAAAGGCAGATACTATGGTGTGCGCAACAGCTAAAGTAGGTATTATGGGTGGGACCTTTGACCCTATTCATGTCGGTCATTTAGTAACGGCGGAAGCTGTCCGTATTGAATACAACCTGGATAAAGTCTTATTTATTCCTGCCAGCAATCCGCCGCATAAACAAGAATCACTGGTTACGCCAGCCATCCACCGTTATATTATGACAGTGATGGCTACTTATTCTAATCCCCATTTTTTTGTGTCAGGCATTGAACTTGAGCGTTCCGGTCCCTCCTATACGGTTGATACTGTCAGAGCATTAATTGATTGCTATGGTGCCAGTACCGAATTTTATTTTATTACCGGTGCCGACGCGGTAAAAGATTTGCCCACATGGCGGCATATCGACCAGCTTCTGGATTTATGTTTCTTTGTGGCCGCTACCCGGCCGGGCTGCATCAGTTATATTGATCAGGTAATAAAACAGTTTGGCGCCAAAGGACGCCGCAGCATTCAGCGGCTGGCCACACCGGAGCTTGAAATATCTTCAACCGATATTCGTGAACGGGTGAAGAAGGGGCGGTCGATTAAATATATCGTGCCGGAAAGTGTGGAAGCTTACATCTACAAGGAAGGCTTGTACCGATAGTAGTCCGCCAATTTAAAAAGGTAGAATCAGGCAGGCATAAATACCGTGCTTTTGCAAATAATGTTAACGTAAAACTTATTTTGTTTAAAAGTATCCTGAGGTAACGGAGGTGATTCCCTTTGGCAAAAACACTTTATGTCGGCAATCTGCCCTGGACTACTACAGACACAGAGCTTGCAGATACTTTCCGCCCACATGGTTCTGTAATTTCGAGCAGAATCATCACGGATAAGGAAACAGGACGTTCCCGTGGGTTTGGGTTTGTAGAAGTAGAGGACGCTGATGCCGACAAAATGATCGAGGCTATGAATGGTTCTCAAGTCGGCGGCCGGCAAATCGTTGTCAATGAAGCTAAGCCACGGCAAGGGTAAAAGGCCGGTGTAGCAGCTTGTAGTTTATAATAAACTGTAACCCTATATATTAACCTCCTATATATTTAGGAGGTTTTTTATTTGCCTCTTTCAGCAAAGCCAGCAGTTTATTGCACAACCTGCCTGCAATTGTTGGATACTATATATGTAAGAGGATTTTTGCAAAAAACTGCCGAATTTTATCTGATGACTAACCCGCTCTAAGACTCCCGTCTTCTAAAAGTGGGAGTTTAAGAGCGGTTATGCCCCTGGATAATAGCGACTAACCTTCAGATGGGGTTTAAAACCCCACCCTGAAGCTAAGTCTACTTTATAATAAGAACAACAAGGTGGTGTCAAATCATGGAGTATAACCAGGCTATGGACAAGCTGTCACAAGTATTGTCTGCCAAACGCTTTCAACATTCATTGGGAGTAAGTCAGACTGCCGGTGAACTTGCCGGCAGATTTGGCGTAGATGTACAAACAGCCCGCCTGGCCGGGCTGTTGCATGACTGTGCCCGCAACATTTCCAGCGATAGCCTATTGCAAAAGGCAGAAGCTTTTGCTATAGTGATGAATGATGTCGAACGTTGCCAACCCGTGTTATTGCACGCGCCGGTCGGCGCGTTTCTGGCCAACACGGAATATGGGGTCGATGATCCTGATATTCTGGCTGCCATTAGGCTTCATACTACTGGCGGGCGTACTATGTCAACCTTGGCAAAAATCATTTATCTGGCTGATTGTATAGAACCGGGCAGGAAGTTTCCCGGGGTAGACAAGCTTCGCCGTTTAGCTGACGCCGATCTTAATGCGGCTTTGCTTGCCGCCTTTGATCAGTCCCTTTACTATGTTATTGAGCAAGGCTTGCTTATACATCCGGCCACAATAGAAGGCCGTAATTATTTATTACAAAGATAAAGAAAACACGGCTTGCGCCGAGCCTTTGGCGGCGGTGGAAGCCGATGTTGGTCCTGTTAATCTCTTGGAGAGGAGATGATACCATGAATGAAGCAGACAATAGAACAAAGCAGCGGCGACGCAAAATTCGCTGGGATCGCATTCTTATTCTGCTGGTGCTGCTGCTGCTGGCGGTAGTGGCTATTGCGGGAGCCACTGTTTATGCATACCTTAGTATGGCTCGTGTACCGGCAGTAACGCCGGTGGTAAAGTCTACCGAACGTCCGCCGGAAACACTTAAGAACAGAGTCAATATCCTACTCCTAGGTCTTGATGATCAAGATCATGAAAACCCTTATGATAAGGCCAGACGATCAGATACCATGATGGTTGCCAGCCTTAATCCGGATGATGGCACAATCAATTTGTTGTCCCTGCCGCGTGACACTAAGGTGAACATCCCCGGACGCAAGGGCTATGACAAGCTTAACCATGCTTACGCTTATGGCGGCGCTGAACTTGCCCGCAGCACCGTGGAGCAGTTTTTGCATATTCCGGTTAATTATTATGTAGTAATTGACTGGCAGGCATTTATCAAAGTCATTGATATTTTAGGTGGTGTGGATCTTTACGTCGAGCATGATATGCACTATCGTGACCCTTATGCTGATCTTACGATAGATATTGATAAAGGCTATCAGCATTTAGATGGTGAAATGGCGGGGCAATATGTTCGATTCCGCAGTGATGAACTTGGTGATATTGGCCGGGTGCAGCGACAGCAGCGTTTTGTAAAAGCCCTGGCTAAAGAGACCATGCAGGTGGGCACTCTCTTAAAGGTACCCGCACTTGTCAGTACCCTTAATCAATATGTTGATACCGATATGTCGGTGATGACTATGGCCAAAGTAGCCAATAGTCTCAAAAGCTTTGACTCAAATAATTTTAATGCGGAAATGCTGCCAGGTGATTTTGCCACCATCGAAGGCTTGAGCTATTGGGTGCCGAATACCGAGCAGACAACACAGGTAATAGAAAAAATGTTTTTTTCTAAAAAGGCAGCCGATGGCATATCCAGGGATGGTTCAAGTCCGGCCAGCACCAGAAACAACTAAAATGTTCGAGGGTAAAGCTTATTTTTGAGGCTTTACCCTTTTTGGCAGGAAACTGGCCTGTCTGGTCCGAATAAAATAATTTTGGAAAGAAAAAGCTATAACGAAGAGTTTCCAGGAGGTAATGTTTAACCGATGATTGATAATCATAATTTAGCTGAATTAGTGGCCAAAGCTGCCAGCGACAAAAAAGCGCGTGACATCATTATTATGGATTTGCTGGGAATATCACCAGTTACTGACTCCTTTGTCATTTGCAGCGCTAATTCAACTACCCAAGTACAAGCCATTGCCGATAACATTGTGGAACAGATGGAAGAACAAGGCATTAGGCTGTTGCGTAAAGAAGGATACCGGGAAGCGCGATGGGTGCTACTCGATTATGGCAGTTGTGTGGCCCATATTTTTGTGGAAGATGACCGTGTATTTTACAATCTCGAGCGGTTGTGGAGCGATGCCAAACAAATGTCTTACCAAGGTTAGGTGTGAGTATGGATAGAAATAAACATGCATTCAGGCCTGGTGATGTAGTAGAGCTGGCAGTGGTACGGAAAAGTGACTTAGGCGTATTTTTAGACGCCGGTACAGGCAATACCAGTGATGATATTTTGCTGCATAATGCCCAACAGACAGAACCTGTTGCCGTAGGACAAACTGTTAAGGTATACCTCTATACAGATCCCAAAGGCAGGCTGACGGCCAGTATGCGCCTGCCGCAAATGCGGGAAGGCCAGGTCGCCAGAGTGGAAGTTATTAACACGACCCGTGACGGCACTTTTGTCAACATTGGCGCTGAGCGAGGTGTATTCATGCCGCATGCCGGCAGGCGGGGCCTGCCGCGCCGCGGTGAAAAAGTGTGGGTCAAGCTGTATCGCGATAAGTCCGGCCGTCCGGCTGTTACTATGGAGGTGGAAGACGAACTCAGACAGGCTTCCCGGCCGGCTGAAGGCGTTAAAGTCGGTGATATGGTAACCGGGTCGGTATACAATTATAATGAGCAGGGCGCCTTTCTTTTTACTAAAGACCGGTTTATTGCCTTCCTGCACAATGATGAGATGACAGAACGGCCCCGGGTAGGTGCTGAACTTGACACCCGGGTTACTTATATCAGAGAAGACGGCCGCATCAATGTATCCATGCGTCCGGCCAAAGAAAATGCCATGGACGAGGATACCGCCAAAATACTGCAGGTGCTTCGCAGCAGGGGCGGCCAGATGCCTTATAGTGATAATTCACCGCCGGAGATCATTAAGGAAAAATTTAATATAAGTAAGGCGGCCTTTAAACGTGCGATGGGTCGTTTGCTCAAAGACCGGCTTATTGAACAGAAAGAGGGCTGGACTTACTTAATAAATAATGAAGGTGGCGAATAGCCACCTTCATTATTTATTAAGTGGGAAGGGAGTTTTTGCAAGGTGCATGCTTTTTTTTGTCGGCAGGCTTGTCGGTGGGATGCATTTTGTCGGCAAGTTCATTGCTCTTGGTATTGTTTGCCTTCCTTGTCTGTTTGTCAGCCATAGAATAATCCCTCCTTAAAAGTTTGCCTGCGGCACAACTACCGCTTTTTTTTGTTGGGTCAGCCAGGGGTGTGTTTGCCAGCAGTATCCGGAGCTTCTGCGTTGGCCTGGAGGTCAGTGGCAGAGACGGTATCTGTGCTTACCTGATATTTTGACTGGGTAGGGCTTGTGCGCGGCCCTTCACTGATTAACCCTTTAACACCCGCATGTGATTCGCCGGCCATGTTTTTGCCGTTCCAGAAGCCAGTCTTTTTTGTCAAATTATCACCTCCTGTGCTGGTGTTAGTTTTCCCGGATGCAAAATAAGCATGAGCGACAATGATTGCTAATCCCAATGCTTACATGTTTTTTATGATGAGGGAAAGACTATAAATACAAGACAATAAGGAGGAATATTGCATGGACCAGCAGTTACAGACTATTTCTCTGCAGGTTAAAGCACTTAGGCAACAGCTTAATGAACTTATGCAGACTTCTAATTCGGCTGATGCCGAGATCATAACAGCCAGCAGCACGTTAAGCACACAGCTTGAGGAGTATGCTCATACAATTAATGAAAAACGCACTCCGTCAATGCGAACTTTTTAGCACCGGTTTGGTGGCTGCTTTCGCCAAAGGTCAAGCCATGTTTTCGCTATAAATAGAACGCAGCCCTGCGAATTGCAAATTCGCAGGGCTGCTATGTTATTATTCTGTTGAACGATCGCCATGTACCTGTGGCAACTGACGGGTAATAAGCACTTTGTCAACCCGGGCCTTATCCATGTCAACGATTTCAAAGGTATAGCCGTTCCACTCGAAACTTTCGGCAGTTGCCGGGATGCGGCCAAGGAAAGAGACAATGAAACCGCCAAGGGTTTGAAAATACCCTCTTTCTTCACCGGGAAAATGGTCTACATCCAGTAATTCTTTCAATTCCTCGGCAGAAAGCATACCATCTACCAGCCAGGATGTATCATCACGAATGATGACATCAGGATCTTCATCTTCACCAAGATAGGGCATATCACCGACAATGTGCTCAGCAATATCATAAAGGCTGATCAAACCGGAAATACCGCCATATTCATCAACTACCAGGGCCACATATACATCGGTTTCCCTGATTTTTTCCAGAACCTTCAGGGCTGGGGTGTTTTTGGGAACATAGAGCGGTTGGCGGGCAGCCTTCTCCAGGCGTAAGGGCACTCCGGGAATATAGTTTGCCAGGAGTTCGTTAGAGTAAACAACGCCGATTATATCGTCTAAACTGCCGCGAGCTACCGGAAAAAACAGATGGTTAGAGTTGCGGATGATGCGCAGGTTATATTGATCATTATCTTCAAGATCCAGCCATTTGATCTGGGTCCGGGGCGTCATAAGAGCACCGACGCGCATATCGCCAAGAATAAAAATCTTTTCCAGCATTTCGCGTTCAGATTTTTCAAAGACACCATATTGTGCTCCCTGCCCAATCAGTCCCCTGACTTCCTCTTCTGTTACCGGTGGTTCATCAGGCGCTTTGGTTCCAAGCAGCTTCATTACCATAACTGTCGAAAGACTTAACAAATGGACCAGCGGACGGTTAAGACGTACAAAAGCAGACATGGGTCTGGCAATGGCTGCTGCAATTGGCTCAGGGTTATTGAGCGCCAGTTTTTTCGGCACCAGTTCCCCGATAATCAGCGATAAATAGGTGATTATGCCAACGACAATAGCAAGGCTGATGGCCTCACTGTAACCGCGCAGAAAGGGGATGGTATTTAACGGTACGACAAGATAGCTCGATAATCTGGCTCCGCCAAAAGCGCCTGTCAATATGCCAATTAGGGTAATCCCAATCTGTACGGCGGATAGCAATG
Proteins encoded in this window:
- a CDS encoding IS110 family transposase → MICVGIDVAKDKHDCFIISSEGKVLANVFTIQNSMEGFGYLLEKIRACSLPLDKIKVGLEATGHYSYNILGFLLDNGLDTYVINPLHTNLYRKSLTLRKTKTDRVDARTIAAMLMSDVGLKPYTDTAYHNEELKSLTRYRFDKVKVRAKLKSSIARLVCILFPELEKLVSSLHMASVYALLDEFPGAKQIAAAHLTRLTHLLAESSKGRYGRDKAIEIREAARQSIGSVTTAKSLELRHTIRLIRELDAEIAEIEQVIQRIMDKMLSPITTIPGIGYRMGAMILSEVGDFSRFDSPDKILAYAGLSPSTYQSGQLKNCYAHMEKRGSRYLRYAIFNATKFVCLWDPVFAAYLARKRAEGKHYNVAISHAAKKLVRLIYALVKSGEPYRLAA
- a CDS encoding glutamate-5-semialdehyde dehydrogenase, with the translated sequence MDYITELTEKGGKAKLAARKLATLSTAVKNQALLAMAAALADNQAVIIAANAKDIAQARENGMAKPLVDRLMLDETRIKAIADGLRQIAALPDPVGESISGWLRPNGLKVTKMRVPLGVIGIIYEARPNVTVDAAGLCLKAGNAVILRGGSEAIHSNTAIASILANAAQAAGVPAGAIQLIETTDRLAVTAMLKLNQYLDVIIPRGGAGLIKTVVENSTVPVIETGTGVCHTFVDAAADLTMAQDIAFNAKVSRPGVCNAMETLLVHEKIAPQFLPAMLERYIQAGVEIRGCTQTMTYHTAVKPATEADWAAEFLDLILAVRVVGSLDMALDHIAAYSTRHSEAIVTCDYDNANRFQQEVDAAAVYVNASTRFTDGFEFGFGAEIGISTQKLHARGPMGLPELTSIKYIVNGNGQIR
- the nadD gene encoding nicotinate-nucleotide adenylyltransferase; this encodes MVCATAKVGIMGGTFDPIHVGHLVTAEAVRIEYNLDKVLFIPASNPPHKQESLVTPAIHRYIMTVMATYSNPHFFVSGIELERSGPSYTVDTVRALIDCYGASTEFYFITGADAVKDLPTWRHIDQLLDLCFFVAATRPGCISYIDQVIKQFGAKGRRSIQRLATPELEISSTDIRERVKKGRSIKYIVPESVEAYIYKEGLYR
- a CDS encoding RNA recognition motif domain-containing protein: MAKTLYVGNLPWTTTDTELADTFRPHGSVISSRIITDKETGRSRGFGFVEVEDADADKMIEAMNGSQVGGRQIVVNEAKPRQG
- the yqeK gene encoding bis(5'-nucleosyl)-tetraphosphatase (symmetrical) YqeK, coding for MEYNQAMDKLSQVLSAKRFQHSLGVSQTAGELAGRFGVDVQTARLAGLLHDCARNISSDSLLQKAEAFAIVMNDVERCQPVLLHAPVGAFLANTEYGVDDPDILAAIRLHTTGGRTMSTLAKIIYLADCIEPGRKFPGVDKLRRLADADLNAALLAAFDQSLYYVIEQGLLIHPATIEGRNYLLQR
- a CDS encoding LCP family protein, with product MNEADNRTKQRRRKIRWDRILILLVLLLLAVVAIAGATVYAYLSMARVPAVTPVVKSTERPPETLKNRVNILLLGLDDQDHENPYDKARRSDTMMVASLNPDDGTINLLSLPRDTKVNIPGRKGYDKLNHAYAYGGAELARSTVEQFLHIPVNYYVVIDWQAFIKVIDILGGVDLYVEHDMHYRDPYADLTIDIDKGYQHLDGEMAGQYVRFRSDELGDIGRVQRQQRFVKALAKETMQVGTLLKVPALVSTLNQYVDTDMSVMTMAKVANSLKSFDSNNFNAEMLPGDFATIEGLSYWVPNTEQTTQVIEKMFFSKKAADGISRDGSSPASTRNN
- the rsfS gene encoding ribosome silencing factor, which gives rise to MIDNHNLAELVAKAASDKKARDIIIMDLLGISPVTDSFVICSANSTTQVQAIADNIVEQMEEQGIRLLRKEGYREARWVLLDYGSCVAHIFVEDDRVFYNLERLWSDAKQMSYQG
- a CDS encoding CvfB family protein, producing the protein MDRNKHAFRPGDVVELAVVRKSDLGVFLDAGTGNTSDDILLHNAQQTEPVAVGQTVKVYLYTDPKGRLTASMRLPQMREGQVARVEVINTTRDGTFVNIGAERGVFMPHAGRRGLPRRGEKVWVKLYRDKSGRPAVTMEVEDELRQASRPAEGVKVGDMVTGSVYNYNEQGAFLFTKDRFIAFLHNDEMTERPRVGAELDTRVTYIREDGRINVSMRPAKENAMDEDTAKILQVLRSRGGQMPYSDNSPPEIIKEKFNISKAAFKRAMGRLLKDRLIEQKEGWTYLINNEGGE
- a CDS encoding hemolysin family protein, whose translation is MDTASIGTEIIIILVLILANGLFAMTEMSIVSSRKSRLESMATSGSKGAQAAIKLAEDPTPLLSAVQIGITLIGILTGAFGGARLSSYLVVPLNTIPFLRGYSEAISLAIVVGIITYLSLIIGELVPKKLALNNPEPIAAAIARPMSAFVRLNRPLVHLLSLSTVMVMKLLGTKAPDEPPVTEEEVRGLIGQGAQYGVFEKSEREMLEKIFILGDMRVGALMTPRTQIKWLDLEDNDQYNLRIIRNSNHLFFPVARGSLDDIIGVVYSNELLANYIPGVPLRLEKAARQPLYVPKNTPALKVLEKIRETDVYVALVVDEYGGISGLISLYDIAEHIVGDMPYLGEDEDPDVIIRDDTSWLVDGMLSAEELKELLDVDHFPGEERGYFQTLGGFIVSFLGRIPATAESFEWNGYTFEIVDMDKARVDKVLITRQLPQVHGDRSTE